The genome window GGCGATGCCCCGGGACATCGACGCCGCCGCGCACCGGCTGGCCGGGGTGCGGCTGGTCGACATCGAGTCGCTCGCCGAGGTCTCCGCCGACGCGCCCATGGCCGCCGACGTCGACATGGTGCGGAGGATCGTTTCGGACGAGGTGGCGGCCTTCGGTGCCGCTCAGCGGGCCGCGCACATCACCCCCACCGTCGTGGCGCTGCGCGCCATGGCCGCCGATGTCGTCGCGAGCGAGATCGCCCGCCTGGAGGGCCGACTGCCGGGCCTCGACGACAAGCACCGCGGCGAGATCACCCAGACCGTGCGGCGCGTCGTCGACAAGCTGCTGCACGCGCCGACCGTACGGGTCAAGCAGCTCGCGGCCGAGCCCGGCGGCGCCGGGTACGCGGACGCGCTGCGGACCCTGTTCGACCTGGACCAGGAGACGGTCGCCGCCGTGTCCCGGGCCGAGGACCGCGACCGACCCGCGAGCGGCGACATGGACGCCGAGTCCGTGAGCGGCGACAGGAACTTCGTGGCGAACGCCGAGAACCGAGGGCGATCATGAGTGACCCGCAGGACAGGGCGGACAGGGCCCTGAGGCTCGGGACCAGGCGAAGCAGACTCGCCATGGCCCAGTCCGGGCAGGTGGCGGAGCAGGTCCGCCGGCTGACCGGGCGGCCCGTGGAACTCGTGGAGATCACGACGTACGGCGATGTCTCCCGCGAGCAGCTGGCGCAGATCGGCGGCACGGGCGTGTTCGTCACCGCGCTGCGCGAGGCGCTGCTGCGCGGCGAGGTCGACTTCGCGGTGCACTCGCTCAAGGACCTGCCGACCGCGCACCCGGACGGCCTGGCGCTGGCCGCCGTACCGGTGCGCGAGGACGCGCGGGACGTGCTGGTCGCCCGGGACGGACTGACCTTCGAGCGGCTGCCCGAGGGCGCCCGGGTCGGTACCGGTTCGCCGCGCCGGATGGCCCAGCTGAACGCGTACGCGCGCGGTCATGGGCTCACGATCGAGACGGTGCCGATCCGCGGGAACGTAGACACCCGGATCGGATATGTACGGAAGGGTGAGCTGGACGCCGTCGTTCTGGCCGCCGCCGGACTGAACCGGATCGGACGTAGTGATGAAGTGACCGATTTCCTTTCGGTCGACACCGTTTTGCCCGCCCCCGGCCAGGGGGCACTGGCGATCGAATGCGCCGCCGACAAGGTGGACCTGATCGCCTCGCTCGCCCGGCTCGACGACCCGTGCACTCGGGCCGCCGTGACCGCCGAGCGGTCCCTGCTCGCCGCCCTGGAGGCCGGTTGCAGCGCACCTGTGGGTGCGTTCGCCGACCTTCTGGCCGACGGGCAGATTGTCAAGGAGATGCGCCTGCGCGGCGTCGTCGGCACGACCGACGGCTCGACGCTGGTGCAGCTGTCCACCACCGGTCCCGTGCCCGAGACGTACGACCAAGCAATGGCGCTCGGCCGTGAACTCGCCGCCGAGATGCTCGCTAAGGGCGCGGCCGGTCTGATGGGGGAGCGAGCACATTGAGCCCCACCACCCTTCCCGCCGGTCCGGACCACGGTCACGTCACCTTCCTCGGTGCCGGACCCGGGGATCCGGGACTGCTGACATTGCGCGCCGTCGAGGCGCTGGCGAACGCGGACGTTCTCATCGCCGAGCACGATGTGCTCGACGTGGTGCGTACGCACGCCCGCGCCGGCGTCGCCCTACTGGACACCGATTCGAGCCCGCCGACGGCGTCGACCACTGCGTCGACCGTGGCGTCCCCGACTGCTTCCCTTGCCTCTGCCTCTTCCGCGGCTACTTCAGCGGATACGTTTTCGGGCACAGGCACGCCTCAGCTGACGGTTGTTGACGGCGCGTCAACAACCGCTGGTGCACCCGCTGTGCGGGATGCGGCACATCTTGTCATGGAGGCCGCGAGGGGCGGCAAGCGGGTCGTCCGTGCGGTGTCCGGGGACCCTGGCCTGGACACTTACGCCACCGAGGAGATGCTGGCGTGCGCCGCCGCGGGGGTGCCCTTCGAGGTCGTGCCCGGTGTGGCGGCGGCCGTGGGCGTGCCCGCGTACGCCGGTGTGCCGCTGCGGGACGCGCAGGGCGCGGACGTACGGTTCGTCGACGCGCGCACGGCGTCCGACCGCTGCTGGGCCGAGGTCGGGGCGTCCGACGGGACCGTCGTCGTCTCGGCGACGCTGGAGACCGTGGCCGCTGCGGCGGGCGAACTGGTCGCCTCCGGCCGCAAGCCGGACACACCCATGACCGTGACCGTCGCCGGTACGACGACCCGGCAGCGGACCTGGACCGCGACGCTCGGCACGATCGCGCAGACGCTGAAGCAGGCCAAGGTGCTGCCCTCGCCCGAGGGTGGCCGGCCGGTGATAGCCGTGGTCGGTGAGCGTTCCGCCGCCGCCCAGCGCGACCAGCTGTCGTGGTTCGAGAACAAGCCGCTCTTCGGGTGGCGCGTCCTCGTGCCGCGCACCAAGGAACAGGCGGCGTCGCTCTCCGACCAACTGTGCTCGTACGGGGCCGTACCGCACGAGGTGCCGACGATCGCGGTGGAGCCGCCGCGGACGCCGCAGCAGATGGAGCGGGCGGTCAAGGGGCTCGTGACGGGCCGCTACGAGTGGATCGCCTTCACCTCGGTGAAC of Streptomyces phaeolivaceus contains these proteins:
- the hemC gene encoding hydroxymethylbilane synthase, with the translated sequence MSDPQDRADRALRLGTRRSRLAMAQSGQVAEQVRRLTGRPVELVEITTYGDVSREQLAQIGGTGVFVTALREALLRGEVDFAVHSLKDLPTAHPDGLALAAVPVREDARDVLVARDGLTFERLPEGARVGTGSPRRMAQLNAYARGHGLTIETVPIRGNVDTRIGYVRKGELDAVVLAAAGLNRIGRSDEVTDFLSVDTVLPAPGQGALAIECAADKVDLIASLARLDDPCTRAAVTAERSLLAALEAGCSAPVGAFADLLADGQIVKEMRLRGVVGTTDGSTLVQLSTTGPVPETYDQAMALGRELAAEMLAKGAAGLMGERAH
- a CDS encoding bifunctional uroporphyrinogen-III C-methyltransferase/uroporphyrinogen-III synthase, with protein sequence MSPTTLPAGPDHGHVTFLGAGPGDPGLLTLRAVEALANADVLIAEHDVLDVVRTHARAGVALLDTDSSPPTASTTASTVASPTASLASASSAATSADTFSGTGTPQLTVVDGASTTAGAPAVRDAAHLVMEAARGGKRVVRAVSGDPGLDTYATEEMLACAAAGVPFEVVPGVAAAVGVPAYAGVPLRDAQGADVRFVDARTASDRCWAEVGASDGTVVVSATLETVAAAAGELVASGRKPDTPMTVTVAGTTTRQRTWTATLGTIAQTLKQAKVLPSPEGGRPVIAVVGERSAAAQRDQLSWFENKPLFGWRVLVPRTKEQAASLSDQLCSYGAVPHEVPTIAVEPPRTPQQMERAVKGLVTGRYEWIAFTSVNAVKAVREKFEEYGLDARAFAGIKVAAVGEQTARALIAFGVKPDLVPSGEQSAAGLLEDWPPYDPVFDPIDRVFLPRADIATETLVAGLIELGWEVDDVTAYRTVRASPPPAETREAIKGGGFDAVLFTSSSTVRNLVGIAGKPHNVTVIACIGPATAKTAEEHGLRVDVMAPEPSVHKLAEALAEFGLRRRAAAVEAGDPVTRPSERRPGARRRRTTT